The following proteins come from a genomic window of Triticum aestivum cultivar Chinese Spring chromosome 6A, IWGSC CS RefSeq v2.1, whole genome shotgun sequence:
- the LOC123128043 gene encoding probable protein phosphatase 2C 26, whose protein sequence is MGSGASRLLTACACSRPAPASVDAEPCLDDALGHSFCYASAAAYSSSFRHGISGAALSANSSVPVPLYLSSSAAGAGSVPQNYSSAFHTSSSFSSAPLQLSNLSSGPLFLSGPIDRGAQLSGPLDAAVPFSGPLPTKPTKRTSSSSRGLSSRFRKPLFGSLRRSVSEKHQPALMVPLRRDDGVQWAHGRAGEDRVHVVVSEDQRWLFVGIYDGFNGPEAPDFLVANLYRFLLRELRGIFYEEADRDSKRLWQFLADGDDDDNELDFSGSGRFAMSLARLKERRFNMWAHAAAVGDDEINREWGPKKLEAAPAVRDHGAVLGALTRALASTEAAYLDMTDQSMGSHPELAVTGACLLVALVRDDDVYVMNLGDSRAIVAQRADDDHGCGLGAMRMDDIGVGLEIESRPVGYPMIGLEALQLSIDHSTSIEEEVQRIKREHPDDDQCIVNDRVKGRLKVTRAFGAGYLKQAKLNNGLLEMFRNEYIGDAPYISCIPSLCHHKLTSRDQFLVLSSDGLYQYLSNEEVVLHVENFMERFPEGDPAQSLIEELLSRAAKKAGMDFYELLDIPQGDRRKYHDDVTVMVVSLEGRIWKSSGTYV, encoded by the exons ATGGGCAGCGGCGCGTCACGGCTGCTCACCGCGTGCGCGTGCTCGCGGCCGGCGCCGGCGTCCGTCGACGCCGAGCCCTGCCTGGACGACGCGCTCGGCCACTCCTTCTGCTACGCCTCCGCCGCCGCATACTCCTCCTCCTTCCGCCACGGCATCTCCGGCGCCGCGCTCTCCGCCAACTCCTCCGTGCCCGTGCCGctctacctctcctcctccgccgccggcgcggGCTCCGTGCCGCAGAACTACTCCTCCGCGTTCCacacatcctcctccttctcctccgcgcCGCTGCAGCTCTCCAACCTCTCCTCGGGGCCCCTCTTCCTCTCCGGGCCCATCGACCGCGGCGCCCAGCTCTCCGGCCCGCTCGACGCCGCCGTGCCCTTCTCCGGCCCGCTCCCCACCAAGCCCACCAAGCGCACCTCCTCCTCGTCCAGAGGGCTCTCCAGCAGGTTCCGGAAGCCATTATTCGGCAGCCTGCGGCGGAGCGTGTCCGAGAAGCACCAGCCGGCGCTCATGGTGCCACTCCGCCGAGACGACGGCGTGCAGTGGGCGCACGGGCGTGCAGGGGAGGACCGCGTCCACGTGGTTGTCTCCGAGGACCAGCGTTGGCTGTTCGTCGGCATTTACGACGGCTTCAACGGCCCTGAGGCCCCCGACTTCCTTGTTGCCAACCTCTACCGCTTCCTCCTACGCGAGCTTCGTGGGATATTCTACGAAGAGGCAGACAGGGATAGCAAGCGGCTGTGGCAGTTCCTCGCTGACGGCGACGACGATGACAATGAACTCGACTTTTCAGGTTCCGGCCGGTTTGCAATGTCGCTTGCCAGGCTCAAGGAGCGTCGGTTCAACATGTGGGCACATGCAGCGGCTGTGGGTGATGATGAAATCAACAGGGAGTGGGGTCCCAAGAAGTTGGAGGCAGCGCCAGCAGTGAGAGATCATGGAGCTGTGCTTGGTGCGCTCACTCGGGCGCTGGCCTCGACGGAGGCAGCATACCTCGACATGACTGACCAATCAATGGGATCCCACCCGGAGTTGGCGGTGACTGGGGCATGCCTGCTTGTGGCATTGGTGAGGGATGACGATGTGTATGTAATGAATCTTGGGGACAGCCGCGCCATTGTGGCGCAACGAGCAGATGATGACCATGGTTGCGGGCTTGGAGCCATGAGGATGGATGACATCGGCGTGGGATTGGAGATCGAGTCAAGGCCTGTCGGATATCCCATGATTGGGCTCGAGGCATTGCAGTTGTCTATCGATCATAGCACCAGCATCGAAGAG GAAGTGCAGAGGATCAAACGTGAACATCCAGATGATGATCAGTGTATCGTAAATGACAGAGTAAAGGGCCGTTTAAAAGTTACCCGAGCATTTGGCGCTGGGTATCTCAAGCAG GCAAAGTTGAACAATGGATTGCTGGAGATGTTCCGCAATGAATACATAGGTGATGCACCATACATATCATGCATACCTTCTCTTTGCCATCACAAGCTCACTTCAAGGGACCAGTTTTTGGTACTTTCTTCGGATGGCTTATATCAGTACCTGAGCAACGAGGAGGTAGTTCTGCATGTTGAAAATTTCATGGAGAGATTTCCTGAAGGCGACCCAGCACAGAGTCTAATTGAGGAACTTCTTTCGCGTGCAGCAAAGAAAGCTG GTATGGATTTCTACGAGCTACTAGATATACCTCAAGGGGACCGGAGGAAATACCACGACGATGTCACCGTCATGGTTGTTTCCCTGGAAGGTAGAATATGGAAATCGTCTGGAACTTATGTGTGA